CTCGGCCCGCTCGCCGAGCTCTACAAGGCGGGCGCGCTCGCCGTCACCGGCATCACGACGGCCCCCGCCACCACCCCGGCCACCACGGTCAGCGACGCGGTCCCGGCCGGCGCCCCGGCCGGCGCGGCGCTCGGCGCCGGCTCCACCACCTCGGCGCTCGGCAAGGTCGCCACCCTGGTCAGCACGCTGCGAGGCAACTACTCGTCGGGCAACCCGGCCAAGCTCTCCTTCCAGTACCCGCGCCCGTGGCGGATGGCCGAGGACAGCAGCGTCACGCCGACCGGCGCGGTGGACGCGTTCGGCTTCCCGGTCTACGACTCCGGCGTGGTGGTGGCCCCGGCGCTGCTGCGCCAGCGCGGCACCGACCCGGCCGAGGACGGCGGCTACGTCTCCGGGCACACCAACGCGCTGTTCCTGGCCGCCCTGGCCTACGCCTACGCGGTCCCGGAGCGCTTCCAGGAGCTGGTGACCACGGCCTACGACCTGGCGCACACCCGGATCGTGGCCGGCATGCACTCCCCCGCCGACGTGCTCGGCGGCCGGGTCCTGGCCACCGCCCTCGCCGCCGCGATCCTGCGCGACCCGGCGAACGCGACGATCAAGGCGGAGGCGCGCGCCCAGGCTCTCGCGTACTTCCAGAGCGCCGTCGGCGACGTGCGGAAGTACGCCCACGACCCGGCTGAGCGCACGGCGAACCTGGCGATCGTGCGGCACAAGCACACGTACGACCTGCCGGCGCACGGCAAGCGCGTCCCGGTGACCGTGCCGGTGGGCGCCGAGGTGCTGCTGGAGACGCGGTTGCCGTACCTGGACGCCGCCCAGCGCCGCGAGGTGCTGCGGACCACCGGCCTCACGTCGGGCCACCCGATCCTGGACGGCCCGGAGCAGTGGGGCCGGCTCGACCTGTTCGCGGCGGCCGACGGCTACGGCGCGTTCGACCGGACGGTCGCCGTCACGCTGGACGCGGCCCAGGGCGGCTTCCACGCCGCGGACGCCTGGCGCAACGACATCGGCGGCCGCGGCGGCCTGGTCAAGCTCGGCTCCGGCGCCCTGGAACTGTCCGGTGACAACAGCTTCCGTGGCGGGGTCACCCTGGCGCAGGGCACGCTGACCGCGGCCTCGCACACCGCGCTCGGCGAGGGCGACGTGACCGTCACCGGCGGCACGCTGAACCTGGCCGTCGACGGCGTCCGGGTGCGCGGCGGCTTCCGGCAGAGCGCCGGCGTCCTGGCCGTCACCCTCGACCCGAAGGGCAAGACCCCGCTCACCGTCGCGGACGACGCCACGCTCGGCGCGCACGTGACCCTGCGGGTCGCGGTCACCCGGGCGGCCCCGCGCGGCGCCACGGTGCCGGTGCTCAGGGCCCGGCGGTTGCGAGGGCGGTTCGCCACGGTGGAGGTGACCACGCCCGGCGTCAAGGCCGATCTGGTCAGCTTCGGCGACACGATCGCGCTGCGCATCCGCTGAAACGGTGCCGGGGCCCGGTCAACGGGCCCCGGCACTGTCCATAAAGCCGTGTTGGCCTTGACAAACGTCGATACCCGGCCATTTCATGTGTCCGGGAGGTAACACGATGACCATGCGCCGGAGATGCCTCGCTCTGCTCGCCGTGGTGCTGGCCGTGGTCACCGCACTGAGCGCGCCGGCCTCGGCCGCGCCGGCGACCTGTGCCGCACCCGTGCCCAGCACCACCCACCCCGGCTACCTGGTCTTCGACCCGGCCTGCGACGTGTCCGGAGCGGCGTTCACCCCGCTGACCGATGCCGCCGGCACACCGGTCTCGCGCATCTGGACCGGCATCCGGGACGGCGCGAGCTACCGCATCGAGGTGCCGAACCGCTG
Above is a genomic segment from Actinoplanes ianthinogenes containing:
- a CDS encoding phosphatase PAP2 family protein, encoding MPSLSRRTVLRASAAGLFAGPILDATPANAATGPNFVDDYRTNVTANLTAETNAAVRILSGFATTWATGTAWNTGTVLDRAFLRANVRYVVKVTTHRTDAEAAKAFLVDRRHQSYSVIAGLGPLAELYKAGALAVTGITTAPATTPATTVSDAVPAGAPAGAALGAGSTTSALGKVATLVSTLRGNYSSGNPAKLSFQYPRPWRMAEDSSVTPTGAVDAFGFPVYDSGVVVAPALLRQRGTDPAEDGGYVSGHTNALFLAALAYAYAVPERFQELVTTAYDLAHTRIVAGMHSPADVLGGRVLATALAAAILRDPANATIKAEARAQALAYFQSAVGDVRKYAHDPAERTANLAIVRHKHTYDLPAHGKRVPVTVPVGAEVLLETRLPYLDAAQRREVLRTTGLTSGHPILDGPEQWGRLDLFAAADGYGAFDRTVAVTLDAAQGGFHAADAWRNDIGGRGGLVKLGSGALELSGDNSFRGGVTLAQGTLTAASHTALGEGDVTVTGGTLNLAVDGVRVRGGFRQSAGVLAVTLDPKGKTPLTVADDATLGAHVTLRVAVTRAAPRGATVPVLRARRLRGRFATVEVTTPGVKADLVSFGDTIALRIR